The Desulfobulbus propionicus DSM 2032 DNA segment GAGCGGTGTGTTATCGGTAGCGTAGAGGCGCGGCAGCTTGGCTAATCGTTTGGGGGGTGGAATGTTGTACATGTCCTGTATCTCTTTGGATTGAGGCTCAAATTGATAGTTCCAATTGATGGATTTATCTTAGAAACCTCAGTCGGGTTTGACAGGGCTATTTGATATCTCGCCGAAATAATAAGAAAATTTCTACGATCCGGGCTGTTCTGTTATCAGTTTTAACGCTGATATACCCTGAAAGTGTTTTGCATTGTGCGTGACCAACGGCACTTTATGGCGAAGAGTGCATGCTGCTATCCAAGCATCATTCGGGTCTATAGGGTTACCGTTTCTATTTCTCTCTGAGACGAGACGAGACGAGACGACCATAACACCTTGCGATTTCATGATCATACGGAATAACGACAAAATTTCTTAGAGTCGTTTCAAGGCTGTTACGCTTAGTACTCCCCCAATTGGCTTTCTCGGCCCCGTAATACAGTTCACCGACAGTAATAAATGAAATAGCCAAAAGGCGACCGTGGCAATGCGGAGCATAAGCATGAGCAAGCGGAACGCCTTTCATCATGTACGAGACTATACAGGTATCGAGGATAATCTTAGCATCGCTCATGATTTTCCCGCACCTCCTTGTCGAGAATGCCTCAACACGTCGATTGCATCTTCAAATCCGTCGTCTGCTTCACCCGGCCACGTACCGAATAGCACCCCAACGTCGATCAACGGTTTAACATTTTGGGCAAACGCTAATTCATCAAGCGAGGGAGATTCCCAGAAGTCATTGGAAATCGGCGTTCCCAACGGAAGTAAATCCATGGCTTCATTATCACGGTCCTCAAGCCGTTCTATGTCATGAATTTTAATGCTCGCTATTTTTTCGGTAACAGGGTCCTCTTTGGCCTCACCTACAATCCGTACAAATTGAAGAATATTTTCTAATACCTCGTCTTTTTGATCTTCTTTAAATAAACAAAGTACGGGTTCGCCGACTGACGGATGTATGCGGCATCTGGTGCCGTGCTCTTTAAAATCCGCCATAAGAAGGCGACCTTCAATAGTCCGGATATTGGTCTGTGGTCCTTTGATTCTCTCTTGGATTCTATTAAATCCTTCAAACGTAAAACTGGTTTCTAGCGGTGTTTTGCGGTTATTTAGTTTGAAAGCGATATTATCGATGCCTTGAGAAAATAGAACCCCAGCATCACGCCAAGCCATTAGTACACCCGTGTCATAGCCAGGCGGTAAAGAATCATCGGGATATTGGCAAAGATCTAAACCAGCTATCGCTTTTTCAATAATTTCTTGTCCAAAATCAAATCCTGGAAGAGCATGTTGTGTTTGACATCGTTCAAATCCGAGAACCGCAGCTGGACTCCCATGAGTAAGCAATACTAAGTCCAGAGCCACTTCTTCTTTTATACTACCTGGCTGTCTCCCACGTTTTATGCTCTCTGACTCTCCCAGTAAAACCAACCCGGTTCGGTGCAATGCTTTGTTTAGATTGTTGAGGAATCGCAAGAGGTGTTGGACCGGAATTCGTCCAGGCCCGACAGCCTTACCATCGAAGCGGATTGTTAGATAAGGTTCATTGTCAATCATGACGAACCTCCCTTGAATGAATTCAGGGCACTGAACCTAGCTAGATTCGGGCACCGGAAAAATACGTATCTGGAATCGTTGTTGATGACTCAAATTAATATAACGAATCGACAGGCCAATATCACACTATTTTGACAGGATTTTTTCAACGTTATTCCCAGAGCCCGTTAGCATTCACTGGTTGTTGCAGGCTACCCGGCTCCCGAAAAAAATCATCTCGCTTGGTGCTCCAGGCCGTCAATTTGATACGTCATCGAACAGCTTTAATCCGCGCCTCCGTTCCGCGAACGGAACCAATCCTGAATCAACCAGCACCCGGTGTAATGGCACAATTCGCTTGGCATTGCTGTTTTTCAGCCGTTTATCACCACGGTCATTAACGTCAATGCACCAGGTTCCGTCTGTGTTGACAATGTCATCACCGTCAAGCTGAGCAATCTCACTCTGGCGCATACCAGTGAAACAGGCAATTAAGGGTATCCAGAATTTCGACGGCTCGTCCGGTATTCTTGGCAGGTTCTCAATGATGACCTTGATGTCCGCGTCCGATACCGCAGGCCGTTCCGCGTCGTCACTCTTCTGGATTTTCAACACTGCCTTCTTGAACGGGTGGCTGTCGATCAGCGTATTGGTCACGGCCCAGTTAAAGAGTGTGGCAACATCGATCAGCCGCATGTTGACGGTCTTGACGGAGAGCAACTCATCCGCTGGCCGTTCAATCTCGATGATCTCGTCAATTGTCATGCCATGATATTCTTTCCGATTGATACACTTCGGCATCCGTTGCAGGCAGTCCCGATACCGGAGCTTGTCCTCGACGCTGTACTGATCAATCGGCTTATCAGTGACAATCTCCATGAATCGGATCAAGTTTTTCTCAATGCCGCGCGCAATATCCTGTCCGCGCTGATCGGTGACCTCTGTAATGTACAAACGGATCAGTTCGCTGAGTGGGATTCGCTGACTGGCCGATATAATAGGTGGGGTGAGTGGAATAGCTGCGGGTTCTGGTTCAGCCGTTGACGCGGACTGCTGTTCCTCGACGATTGCCGATTCAGCATTGTACACTTTATTCCAAAGCTCTTTTTCGCGGTCTCGAATGGTCGGTGGGGAATCTAACCTTTCTAATACGGTAAGCTCGACCAGCTGGCCGGTGGGATTTACACATGCCATCTCAGCTTTGAAATGGCTCAGGCGTAACGACTCGAATACCTGCTCGGCTGCGGCCACATA contains these protein-coding regions:
- a CDS encoding DUF6538 domain-containing protein encodes the protein MRNPAYFFQSLESIYYFRMRIPTDLQPIFKRTELKKSLRTRSKTVALRRCRQYVAAAEQVFESLRLSHFKAEMACVNPTGQLVELTVLERLDSPPTIRDREKELWNKVYNAESAIVEEQQSASTAEPEPAAIPLTPPIISASQRIPLSELIRLYITEVTDQRGQDIARGIEKNLIRFMEIVTDKPIDQYSVEDKLRYRDCLQRMPKCINRKEYHGMTIDEIIEIERPADELLSVKTVNMRLIDVATLFNWAVTNTLIDSHPFKKAVLKIQKSDDAERPAVSDADIKVIIENLPRIPDEPSKFWIPLIACFTGMRQSEIAQLDGDDIVNTDGTWCIDVNDRGDKRLKNSNAKRIVPLHRVLVDSGLVPFAERRRGLKLFDDVSN
- a CDS encoding PIN domain-containing protein — its product is MSDAKIILDTCIVSYMMKGVPLAHAYAPHCHGRLLAISFITVGELYYGAEKANWGSTKRNSLETTLRNFVVIPYDHEIARCYGRLVSSRLREK